The Pseudofrankia inefficax genome window below encodes:
- a CDS encoding carbohydrate ABC transporter permease has translation MCAPAFLVILAVTGYPVGYAVYLSLHRYDLRFPQDSRFIGLANYGTVLGSSLWWQALAVTAIITVIAVAIQFVLGMALALVMHRALIGRGLVRTVILIPYGIVTVVAAFGWRYAWTPDTGYLSGLFGDSAPLTSQVWGIGVIILAEVWKTTPFMALLLLAGLALVPEELLRAAKVDGATAWQRLTRVMLPLMKPAILVAVLFRVLDSFRIFDSIYVLTAGAYDTRSVSILGYDNLFTALNLGVGSSLSVLIFLVVALVAFVFIKGFGAAAPGTEGRR, from the coding sequence CTGTGCGCGCCGGCGTTCCTCGTCATCCTGGCGGTGACCGGCTACCCGGTCGGGTACGCGGTCTACCTGTCGCTGCACCGCTATGACCTGCGGTTCCCCCAGGATTCCAGGTTCATCGGGCTGGCCAACTACGGGACGGTGCTGGGGTCGTCGCTGTGGTGGCAGGCACTCGCGGTCACCGCGATCATCACGGTGATCGCAGTGGCGATCCAGTTCGTGCTGGGGATGGCGCTCGCGCTGGTGATGCACCGGGCGCTGATCGGCCGCGGGCTGGTGCGGACGGTGATCCTCATCCCGTACGGGATCGTGACCGTGGTAGCCGCGTTCGGCTGGCGGTACGCCTGGACACCGGACACCGGCTACCTGTCCGGCCTGTTCGGCGACTCGGCCCCGCTGACCTCGCAGGTCTGGGGCATCGGCGTCATCATCCTGGCCGAGGTGTGGAAGACGACGCCGTTCATGGCGCTGCTCCTGCTGGCCGGGCTGGCGCTGGTCCCGGAGGAGCTGCTGCGGGCGGCGAAGGTCGACGGGGCGACGGCCTGGCAGCGCCTCACCCGGGTGATGCTGCCGCTGATGAAGCCGGCGATCCTGGTCGCGGTGCTGTTCCGGGTGCTGGACTCGTTCCGCATCTTCGACAGCATCTACGTGCTGACCGCCGGCGCGTACGACACCCGTTCCGTGTCGATTCTGGGCTACGACAACCTGTTCACCGCGCTGAATCTCGGCGTCGGTTCGTCGTTGTCGGTCCTGATCTTCCTCGTCGTGGCTCTCGTCGCGTTCGTCTTCATCAAGGGCTTCGGCGCGGCCGCGCCCGGGACGGAGGGCCGCCGCTGA
- a CDS encoding AraC family transcriptional regulator produces MADPGRVHAWRPGVAGVAEVLHAEWRDHAYPAHTHDTWTLLIVDDGLIGYELERNGHAAPRTGVTLLPPHVPHDGRPITAHGFRKRVIYLDEQVLDPRLIGVAVDGPLIDDPGLRRQVSRLDQALTRGDDVEAESRLALVTDRLAWHLTGRPPGKPLPPVALVARRARELLDADPVAAPGIGAAADRIGVSTAHLVRSFTRCYGIPPHRYLIGRRLDLARHRLLAGEAAATVATATGFYDQAHLTRHFRRLLATTPGAYQRGRPTAA; encoded by the coding sequence GTGGCGGACCCAGGGCGAGTGCACGCGTGGCGGCCCGGGGTGGCCGGGGTGGCCGAGGTTCTGCACGCCGAGTGGCGCGACCACGCGTACCCGGCCCATACGCACGACACCTGGACGCTGCTGATCGTCGACGACGGGCTGATCGGCTACGAGCTGGAGCGCAACGGTCATGCCGCGCCGCGGACCGGCGTCACCCTGCTGCCCCCGCACGTGCCGCACGACGGGCGTCCGATCACCGCTCATGGATTCCGCAAGCGCGTGATCTACCTCGACGAGCAGGTGCTCGACCCCCGTCTGATCGGCGTGGCGGTGGACGGACCGCTGATCGACGACCCTGGGCTGCGTCGCCAGGTGTCACGGTTGGACCAGGCGCTGACCCGTGGTGACGACGTCGAGGCGGAGTCCCGCCTCGCGCTGGTGACCGACCGGCTCGCCTGGCACCTCACCGGCCGGCCACCCGGGAAGCCGCTGCCGCCGGTCGCCCTGGTCGCGCGGCGGGCCCGGGAGCTTCTCGACGCCGATCCGGTCGCCGCGCCCGGCATCGGGGCCGCCGCCGACCGGATCGGCGTCAGCACCGCCCATCTGGTGCGCTCGTTCACCCGCTGCTACGGCATCCCGCCGCATCGCTACCTGATCGGCAGGCGACTCGATCTCGCCCGCCACCGGCTGCTCGCCGGCGAGGCCGCCGCGACGGTGGCGACCGCGACCGGCTTCTACGACCAGGCGCACCTCACCCGCCACTTCAGGCGCCTGCTCGCCACGACCCCCGGTGCCTACCAGCGCGGCCGCCCGACCGCGGCCTGA
- a CDS encoding ABC transporter substrate-binding protein codes for MRVRQFGPPGGFRGRRRHLGPRSGAAGSGRGGRPPRRNSLSTASLLGALVFAAGAALAGCGSGHGGGGHGPAALTWYVYNESSGSFAKAAADCSAASHGQYTIGINVLPNDSDGQRQQLVRRLAAGDSSMDILALDVTWTAEFAEARWIEPVPATDAKRMTAGMLPVSVQTGTWDNQLYAVPLNTNAQLLWYRKDLVPRPPKTWDEMLADARQLATENKPHYVEVQGAQYEGYTVLFNSLVASAGGQILTKDGTEVVLGPPADKAVEAIRALAHSPAADPSWSNQREDDNRLAFETGSAAFQLNYPFIYPSAKQNNPRLAEQIGWTQWPTLVPGQHSHSTIGGYNLAISAYSRHKTAAAAAITCLTNRDNQIRDAIDGGLPPTIGALYTDQKFIAAGYPFAPAIYEALQNASVRPRTPAYQSVSLQIAHTLSPPSSASLGRLAALRGAISDAIESKGLVP; via the coding sequence ATGAGAGTCCGACAGTTCGGCCCGCCCGGGGGATTTCGCGGACGCCGTCGACATCTCGGTCCACGCTCGGGGGCAGCCGGATCCGGCAGGGGCGGCAGGCCGCCGAGAAGAAACAGCCTGTCCACGGCGAGCCTTCTGGGAGCGCTGGTATTCGCCGCGGGAGCGGCCCTGGCCGGTTGCGGCTCCGGCCACGGAGGCGGTGGCCACGGCCCGGCCGCGCTGACCTGGTACGTCTACAACGAGTCGTCCGGGTCGTTCGCGAAGGCCGCGGCGGACTGCTCGGCCGCGTCGCACGGTCAGTACACGATCGGCATCAACGTCCTGCCGAACGATTCCGACGGTCAGCGCCAGCAACTGGTGCGCCGGCTCGCCGCCGGGGACTCCTCGATGGACATCCTCGCGTTGGACGTGACCTGGACCGCCGAGTTCGCCGAGGCCCGCTGGATCGAGCCCGTCCCGGCGACGGACGCGAAGCGGATGACCGCCGGAATGCTGCCGGTCTCGGTGCAGACCGGCACCTGGGACAACCAGCTCTATGCCGTGCCGCTGAACACCAATGCCCAGCTCCTCTGGTACCGCAAGGACCTGGTCCCGCGGCCGCCGAAGACCTGGGACGAGATGCTGGCCGACGCCCGCCAACTCGCCACGGAGAACAAGCCGCATTACGTCGAGGTGCAGGGCGCCCAGTACGAGGGCTACACCGTTCTGTTCAACTCGCTGGTGGCCTCGGCCGGCGGCCAGATCCTCACCAAGGACGGGACCGAGGTGGTGCTCGGGCCGCCGGCGGACAAGGCCGTCGAAGCGATCCGGGCGCTGGCGCACTCGCCGGCCGCCGACCCGTCCTGGTCCAACCAGCGGGAGGACGACAACCGGCTGGCGTTCGAGACCGGCTCGGCCGCCTTCCAGCTCAACTACCCGTTCATCTATCCGTCGGCCAAGCAGAACAACCCGCGGCTGGCCGAGCAGATCGGCTGGACCCAGTGGCCGACGCTGGTCCCCGGGCAGCATTCGCACAGCACGATCGGCGGCTACAACCTCGCGATCAGCGCGTACAGCCGGCACAAGACCGCGGCCGCCGCGGCGATCACCTGCCTGACCAACCGGGACAACCAGATCCGTGACGCCATCGACGGTGGGCTCCCGCCGACCATCGGGGCGCTCTACACCGACCAGAAGTTCATCGCCGCGGGCTACCCGTTCGCCCCGGCCATCTACGAGGCGCTGCAGAACGCCAGCGTGCGGCCGCGGACACCGGCCTACCAGAGCGTGTCGCTGCAGATCGCCCACACCTTGTCGCCGCCGTCCTCGGCGAGCCTCGGGCGGCTCGCGGCGCTGCGCGGGGCGATCTCCGACGCGATCGAGTCGAAGGGGCTGGTGCCGTGA
- a CDS encoding ABC transporter ATP-binding protein, whose translation MADIVLDHVTKRYPDGQLAVDDASLSIADGEFVIFVGPSGCGKSTTLNMIAGLEDITSGELRIGGKVVNDLAPKDRDIAMVFQSYALYPHMSVRKNMGFALALAKRPKDEINRRVEEAAQVLDLTEHLDRKPAQLSGGQRQRVAMGRAIVRSPKAFLMDEPLSNLDAKLRVQMRIEVSRLQNRLGTTTVYVTHDQTEAMTLGDRVAVMRSGRIQQAGTPAELYGRPATVFVAGFIGSPAMNFVPATVESGELRTPFGTIAPDDRQRRLLESWAGGGAGGRSLIVGLRPEHFEDAALESVRDRPGLRTTVTVDVLERLGSDIYAYFTLAGGRAQVADLDELAHDAGTVDLSSRAEQVVARLDADSRIREGENVELWLDTARLHLFDPETGRNLDAPATG comes from the coding sequence ATGGCGGACATCGTTCTCGACCACGTCACCAAGCGGTATCCGGACGGCCAGCTCGCCGTGGACGACGCGAGCCTCTCCATCGCGGACGGCGAGTTCGTCATCTTCGTCGGACCGTCGGGCTGCGGGAAGTCCACCACCCTGAACATGATCGCCGGCCTGGAGGACATCACCTCCGGCGAGCTGCGGATCGGCGGGAAGGTCGTCAACGACCTGGCGCCGAAGGACCGCGACATCGCGATGGTGTTCCAGAGCTACGCGCTGTACCCGCACATGTCGGTGCGGAAGAACATGGGCTTCGCGCTGGCACTGGCGAAACGTCCGAAGGACGAGATCAACCGGAGGGTCGAGGAGGCCGCCCAGGTGCTCGACCTCACCGAGCACCTCGACCGCAAGCCGGCCCAGCTGTCCGGTGGTCAGCGGCAGCGCGTCGCGATGGGCCGGGCGATCGTCCGTTCCCCGAAGGCGTTCCTGATGGACGAGCCGCTGTCCAACCTGGACGCCAAGCTGCGGGTCCAGATGCGCATCGAGGTGTCCCGGCTCCAGAACCGGCTCGGCACCACGACGGTCTACGTCACCCACGACCAGACCGAGGCGATGACGCTCGGCGACCGGGTGGCGGTGATGCGGTCCGGGCGGATCCAGCAGGCCGGGACGCCGGCCGAGTTGTACGGCCGGCCGGCGACCGTCTTCGTGGCCGGTTTCATCGGCTCGCCGGCGATGAACTTCGTGCCGGCCACCGTCGAGTCGGGCGAGCTGCGCACCCCGTTCGGGACGATCGCCCCGGACGACCGGCAGCGGCGGCTGCTGGAGAGCTGGGCCGGGGGCGGCGCCGGCGGCCGGTCGCTGATCGTCGGCCTGCGGCCCGAGCACTTCGAGGACGCCGCGCTGGAGTCGGTGCGGGACCGGCCTGGACTGCGGACCACGGTCACGGTGGACGTGCTGGAGCGGCTCGGCTCGGACATCTACGCCTACTTCACGCTGGCGGGTGGCCGCGCCCAGGTCGCCGACCTCGACGAGCTGGCCCATGACGCCGGCACCGTCGACCTGTCCAGCAGGGCCGAACAGGTCGTCGCCCGGCTCGACGCGGACAGCCGGATCCGGGAGGGCGAGAACGTGGAGCTGTGGCTGGACACGGCCCGGCTGCACCTGTTCGACCCGGAGACCGGCCGCAACCTGGACGCCCCGGCCACCGGCTGA
- a CDS encoding DUF2000 domain-containing protein, with protein MPDDPLTPPFSTKIAVLVRDDLASWQRLNVTAFLVSGLTAAHPELVGDAYQDADGRKYLSLLGVPILVFEGSAATLRAARSRALLRDLPLAIYTRDMFGTGHDAANRATVATVAGEALDLVGLALHGPKNAVDKILKGSHLHP; from the coding sequence GTGCCAGACGATCCACTGACCCCGCCGTTCTCGACCAAGATCGCTGTTCTCGTGCGCGACGACCTCGCGTCCTGGCAGCGACTCAACGTCACCGCGTTCCTCGTCAGCGGCCTCACCGCCGCCCATCCCGAACTCGTCGGCGACGCCTACCAGGACGCGGACGGCCGCAAGTACCTGAGCCTGCTCGGCGTGCCGATCCTCGTGTTCGAAGGCAGCGCCGCCACCCTCCGGGCCGCCCGAAGCCGCGCGCTCCTGCGTGACCTCCCGTTGGCCATCTACACCCGGGACATGTTCGGCACCGGCCATGACGCCGCCAACCGCGCGACCGTGGCCACCGTCGCCGGCGAGGCCCTGGACCTCGTCGGCCTCGCGCTGCACGGGCCCAAGAACGCCGTCGACAAGATCCTCAAAGGCAGCCACCTGCACCCGTGA
- a CDS encoding carbohydrate ABC transporter permease codes for MATIATAPGAGSAAVRYRRPSRNGTALLGWSVANLVIIAISLVPMLWLVSLSFKAPSTITDGHFIPRTWTLENYRGIFTESLFTRALLNSLGIALISTVLAVALGSMAAYAIARLEFPGKRLLVGLALLIAMFPQVSLVSPLFNVWRQIGIFDTWVGLIIPYLTFSLPLAIYTLSAFFREIPWDLEKAAQVDGATPLQAFLRVIAPLAAPGMVTTAILVFIFCWNDFLFSISLTSTERSRTVPAAIAFFTGASQFAQPIGSIAAAAVVITIPIIIFVLLFQRRIVAGLTSGAVKG; via the coding sequence ATGGCCACCATCGCCACCGCCCCCGGGGCAGGTTCCGCCGCCGTCCGTTACCGGCGGCCGTCGCGGAACGGCACCGCGCTGCTCGGCTGGTCCGTCGCGAACCTCGTCATCATCGCGATCTCGCTGGTGCCGATGCTCTGGCTGGTCTCGCTGTCGTTCAAGGCTCCGTCCACGATCACGGACGGCCATTTCATACCGCGCACCTGGACCCTCGAGAACTATCGAGGGATCTTCACCGAGTCGCTGTTCACGAGGGCGCTGCTGAACAGCCTCGGGATCGCGCTCATCTCGACCGTGCTCGCGGTGGCACTCGGCTCGATGGCCGCCTACGCGATCGCCCGGCTCGAGTTTCCCGGTAAACGGCTGCTCGTCGGGCTGGCCCTGCTGATCGCCATGTTCCCCCAGGTCTCGCTCGTCAGCCCGCTGTTCAACGTCTGGCGGCAGATCGGCATCTTCGACACGTGGGTCGGGCTCATCATCCCGTACCTGACGTTCTCGCTGCCGCTCGCCATCTACACGTTGTCGGCGTTCTTCCGGGAGATCCCCTGGGACCTGGAGAAGGCCGCGCAGGTCGACGGCGCCACCCCGCTTCAGGCGTTTCTGCGGGTCATCGCCCCGCTGGCCGCGCCCGGCATGGTGACCACCGCCATCCTGGTGTTCATCTTCTGCTGGAACGACTTCCTCTTCTCGATCTCCCTGACGTCGACGGAGCGCTCCAGGACCGTCCCGGCGGCCATCGCGTTCTTCACCGGGGCGTCGCAGTTCGCCCAGCCGATCGGCTCGATCGCGGCGGCGGCCGTCGTCATCACGATCCCGATCATCATCTTCGTGCTGTTGTTCCAACGTCGGATAGTCGCCGGGCTGACCTCCGGCGCGGTGAAGGGATAG